The following are from one region of the Noviherbaspirillum sedimenti genome:
- the dapD gene encoding 2,3,4,5-tetrahydropyridine-2,6-dicarboxylate N-succinyltransferase, giving the protein MTQQLQKIIDQAWEDRANFSPKSAPAEVRDAVAHVLGELDQGSLRVAEKIDGAWNVNQWIKKAVLLSFRLEDNVPMPAGANGANSMQFYDKVPTKFANYTAEDFAKGGFRVVPPAVARRGSFIGKNVVLMPSYVNIGAYVDEGAMVDTWATVGSCAQIGKNVHLSGGVGIGGVLEPMQANPTIIEDNCFIGARSEIVEGVIVEENSVISMGVYIGQSTKIYDRATGEVSYGRVPSGSVVVSGSLPSADGKYSLYCAVIVKRVDAKTRAKTGINELLRDA; this is encoded by the coding sequence ATGACTCAGCAACTGCAAAAAATTATCGATCAAGCCTGGGAAGACCGCGCCAATTTCTCTCCGAAATCCGCCCCTGCCGAAGTGCGCGACGCCGTCGCCCACGTGTTGGGTGAACTCGACCAGGGTTCTCTGCGCGTCGCCGAAAAAATTGACGGCGCCTGGAACGTCAACCAGTGGATCAAGAAAGCCGTGCTGCTGTCGTTCCGCCTGGAAGACAATGTGCCGATGCCGGCCGGCGCGAATGGTGCAAACTCGATGCAGTTCTACGACAAGGTACCGACCAAGTTTGCCAACTACACCGCCGAAGACTTCGCCAAGGGCGGCTTCCGCGTGGTACCGCCGGCGGTCGCCCGCCGCGGCAGCTTCATCGGCAAGAACGTCGTGCTGATGCCTTCCTACGTCAACATCGGCGCCTACGTCGATGAAGGCGCGATGGTCGATACCTGGGCCACCGTCGGCTCCTGCGCGCAGATCGGCAAGAACGTCCACCTGTCCGGCGGCGTCGGCATCGGCGGCGTGCTTGAACCGATGCAAGCCAACCCGACCATCATCGAAGACAACTGCTTCATCGGCGCGCGCTCGGAAATCGTCGAAGGCGTCATCGTCGAGGAAAACTCGGTGATCTCGATGGGCGTGTACATCGGCCAGTCCACCAAGATCTATGACCGCGCCACCGGCGAAGTCAGCTATGGCCGCGTGCCGTCCGGCTCGGTGGTGGTCTCCGGCAGCCTGCCCTCGGCCGATGGCAAGTACAGCCTGTATTGCGCCGTCATCGTCAAGCGCGTCGACGCCAAGACCCGCGCCAAGACCGGCATCAACGAATTGCTGCGCGACGCGTAA